The DNA window CCGGCCTGCTGAAGCTCCTTCTTAAAGCGCTTCAACGCGCTGTCTATCGATTCGTTCTGTCGAAGCTGGACCTGCGCCAACTATTTCCCCCCTCTGCGGTAGCCTGTCGTGAAAGCTCAGGCGGGCGGCCAAATGATGATTGCGGTTTCCCTAACAAAACAAGCTGCGCGGTGACGCAGCTGCCCGACATTCGCTTTCAGTCTGCGAGTATTATACATCCGGATGCAAACGATGTCAAGGTCAACCCGGAGGCCAGCCCATGCGCCTGCCGCCGAGAACGTGAAAATGCAGATGCGGCACACTCTGCCCCGCGTCGTCCCCCGAGTTCGCGACGACGCGAAAACCGTCTTCCGCGATCCCGCTCTCGGCGGCCAGCGACGGGATGACTTCCCAGATGCGCGCTACGATCCCGGAGTTTTCCGGGCCGACGTCCCCTATCCCCGGGATGTGATCCTTCGGGACTGCCAGGATGTGCACCGGA is part of the Armatimonadota bacterium genome and encodes:
- a CDS encoding histidine triad nucleotide-binding protein; translation: MDGCIFCKIANHEIEVAALYEDDDVIAFPDINPVAPVHILAVPKDHIPGIGDVGPENSGIVARIWEVIPSLAAESGIAEDGFRVVANSGDDAGQSVPHLHFHVLGGRRMGWPPG